One segment of Trachemys scripta elegans isolate TJP31775 chromosome 1, CAS_Tse_1.0, whole genome shotgun sequence DNA contains the following:
- the DDX17 gene encoding probable ATP-dependent RNA helicase DDX17 isoform X1 yields MRGFGDRGRDRDRGGFGSPLPPKKFGNPGERLRKKKWDLNELPKFEKNFYVEHPEVARLTPYEVEELRRKKEITVRGTDACPKPVFAFHHANFPQYVMDVLIDQNFTEPTPIQCQGFPLALSGRDMVGIAQTGSGKTLAYLLPAIVHINHQPYLERGDGPICLVLAPTRELAQQVQQVADDYGKCSRLKSTCIYGGAPKGPQIRDLERGVEICIATPGRLIDFLEAGKTNLRRCTYLVLDEADRMLDMGFEPQIRKIVDQIRPDRQTLMWSATWPKEVRQLAEDFLRDYVQINVGNLELSANHNILQIVDVCMESEKDHKLIQLMEEIMAEKENKTIIFVETKRRCDDLTRRMRRDGWPAMCIHGDKSQPERDWVLNEFRSGKAPILIATDVASRGLDVEDVKFVINYDYPNSSEDYVHRIGRTARSTNKGTAYTFFTPGNLKQARELIKVLEEANQAINPKLMQLVDHRGGGGGGGGGRSRYRTAASSANNPNLMYQDECERRLRGVKDGRRDRDRGDSFANGANKTYGSAYGSPNSAFGAQQSQYGYAQGSYGAAAYGTSGYGTAEYNATGYAAASTATAGRTAQTATQPQYAGIARSGQQPQPLMSQQFPQPPATNMIGYMGQTATYQYPPPPPPPPPSRK; encoded by the exons GTTTGGTagtcctctgcccccaaagaaatTTGGTAATCCAGGGGAGCGTCTACGCAAAAAGAAGTGGGACCTGAATGAGCTGCCCAAATTTGAGAAGAACTTTTATGTGGAGCATCCAGAAGTGGCCAGGCTAACCCCC TATGAAGTTGAAGAACTGCGACGAAAGAAAGAGATTACCGTTAGGGGGACAGATGCCTGCCCCAAACCTGTTTTTGCCTTCCACCATGCTAACTTCCCAC AATATGTAATGGATGTCTTGATCGATCAGAATTTCACAGAACCCACTCCAATTCAGTGCCAGGGCTTCCCATTGGCCCTCAGTGGCAGAGACATGGTGGGCATCGCTCAGACAGGCTCCGGGAAGACGTTGGCA TACTTGCTGCCTGCAATTGTTCACATTAATCACCAGCCATACTTGGAGAGGGGAGATGGTCCAATT TGTTTGGTTCTAGCTCCTACCAGAGAGCTGGCCCAGCAAGTCCAGCAGGTGGCTGATGATTATGGCAAATGCTCAAGACTTAAGAGTACCTGCATATATGGAGGGGCACCCAAAGGTCCCCAAATCCGAGACCTGGAGAGAG GGGTTGAGATCTGCATTGCCACACCTGGCCGCTTGATTGACTTCCTGGAGGCAGGAAAGACCAACCTTCGCCGATGTACATACCTTGTGCTGGATGAAGCGGATAGGATGTTGGATATGGGCTTTGAACCCCAAATTCGTAAAATTGTTGACCAGATAAGG cCTGACCGGCAAACTCTGATGTGGAGTGCCACTTGGCCAAAGGAAGTGCGCCAGCTTGCTGAGGATTTTCTGCGTGACTATGTTCAAATCAACGTGGGCAACCTGGAGCTGAGTGCTAACCACAACATCCTGCAAATAGTGGATGTATGCATGGAGAGCGAGAAGGACCATAA aCTAATTCAACTGATGGAAGAAATCATGGCTGAGAAAGAGAACAAAACTATCATATTTGTTGAGACAAAAAGACGATGTGATGACCTCACTCGAAGAATGCGCAGAGATGG CTGGCCAGCTATGTGTATCCATGGAGACAAGAGTCAGCCAGAAAGAGACTGGGTACTTAACG AATTCCGTTCTGGAAAGGCTCCTATCCTCATCGCTACAGATGTTGCATCTCGTGGGCTAG ATGTGGAAGACGTTAAGTTTGTGATAAACTACGACTATCCGAACAGCTCTGAGGATTATGTGCACCGAATTGGCCGCACTGCCCGTAGCACCAACAAGGGCACTGCCTACACCTTCTTCACGCCGGGGAACCTGAAACAGGCCAGGGAGCTGATCAAAGTGTTGGAGGAAGCCAACCAGGCCATCAATCCAAAACTGATGCAGCTTGTGGaccacagaggaggaggaggtggtggtggag GAGGTCGTTCTCGTTACCGTACTGCTGCCAGTTCAGCCAACAATCCTAACCTGATGTACCAGGATGAGTGTGAACGGAGGCTCCGGGGAGTAAAAGATGGCCGGAGAGACCGTGACCGTGGCGACAGTTTTGCCAATGGAGCCAACAAAACCTATGGCAGTGCTTATGGAAGTCCGAATTCCGCCTTTGGGGCACAGCAGAGCCAATATGGCTATGCCCAAGGGAGCTATGGAGCAGCTGCCTATGGCACAAGTGGTTATGGCACTGCAGAATACAATGCTACTGGCTATGCTGCCGCTAGCACTGCCACCGCTGGGAGAACCGCTCAAACCGCCACCCAACCGCAGTATGCAGGGATAGCTCGGTCAGGCCAGCAGCCTCAGCCTCTCATGTCACAACAATTTCCTCAGCCTCCG
- the DDX17 gene encoding probable ATP-dependent RNA helicase DDX17 isoform X2, which produces MRGFGDRGRDRDRGGFGSPLPPKKFGNPGERLRKKKWDLNELPKFEKNFYVEHPEVARLTPYEVEELRRKKEITVRGTDACPKPVFAFHHANFPQYVMDVLIDQNFTEPTPIQCQGFPLALSGRDMVGIAQTGSGKTLAYLLPAIVHINHQPYLERGDGPICLVLAPTRELAQQVQQVADDYGKCSRLKSTCIYGGAPKGPQIRDLERGVEICIATPGRLIDFLEAGKTNLRRCTYLVLDEADRMLDMGFEPQIRKIVDQIRPDRQTLMWSATWPKEVRQLAEDFLRDYVQINVGNLELSANHNILQIVDVCMESEKDHKLIQLMEEIMAEKENKTIIFVETKRRCDDLTRRMRRDGWPAMCIHGDKSQPERDWVLNEFRSGKAPILIATDVASRGLEALISAADHSQCRVGGISALVVEAAL; this is translated from the exons GTTTGGTagtcctctgcccccaaagaaatTTGGTAATCCAGGGGAGCGTCTACGCAAAAAGAAGTGGGACCTGAATGAGCTGCCCAAATTTGAGAAGAACTTTTATGTGGAGCATCCAGAAGTGGCCAGGCTAACCCCC TATGAAGTTGAAGAACTGCGACGAAAGAAAGAGATTACCGTTAGGGGGACAGATGCCTGCCCCAAACCTGTTTTTGCCTTCCACCATGCTAACTTCCCAC AATATGTAATGGATGTCTTGATCGATCAGAATTTCACAGAACCCACTCCAATTCAGTGCCAGGGCTTCCCATTGGCCCTCAGTGGCAGAGACATGGTGGGCATCGCTCAGACAGGCTCCGGGAAGACGTTGGCA TACTTGCTGCCTGCAATTGTTCACATTAATCACCAGCCATACTTGGAGAGGGGAGATGGTCCAATT TGTTTGGTTCTAGCTCCTACCAGAGAGCTGGCCCAGCAAGTCCAGCAGGTGGCTGATGATTATGGCAAATGCTCAAGACTTAAGAGTACCTGCATATATGGAGGGGCACCCAAAGGTCCCCAAATCCGAGACCTGGAGAGAG GGGTTGAGATCTGCATTGCCACACCTGGCCGCTTGATTGACTTCCTGGAGGCAGGAAAGACCAACCTTCGCCGATGTACATACCTTGTGCTGGATGAAGCGGATAGGATGTTGGATATGGGCTTTGAACCCCAAATTCGTAAAATTGTTGACCAGATAAGG cCTGACCGGCAAACTCTGATGTGGAGTGCCACTTGGCCAAAGGAAGTGCGCCAGCTTGCTGAGGATTTTCTGCGTGACTATGTTCAAATCAACGTGGGCAACCTGGAGCTGAGTGCTAACCACAACATCCTGCAAATAGTGGATGTATGCATGGAGAGCGAGAAGGACCATAA aCTAATTCAACTGATGGAAGAAATCATGGCTGAGAAAGAGAACAAAACTATCATATTTGTTGAGACAAAAAGACGATGTGATGACCTCACTCGAAGAATGCGCAGAGATGG CTGGCCAGCTATGTGTATCCATGGAGACAAGAGTCAGCCAGAAAGAGACTGGGTACTTAACG AATTCCGTTCTGGAAAGGCTCCTATCCTCATCGCTACAGATGTTGCATCTCGTGGGCTAG AAGCTTTGATATCAGCTGCAGATCATTCTCAGTGCAGGGTCGGGGGCATATCTGCACTGGTGGTCGAAGCAGCTCTCTAG
- the DDX17 gene encoding probable ATP-dependent RNA helicase DDX17 isoform X3: protein MRGFGDRGRDRDRGGFGSPLPPKKFGNPGERLRKKKWDLNELPKFEKNFYVEHPEVARLTPYEVEELRRKKEITVRGTDACPKPVFAFHHANFPQYVMDVLIDQNFTEPTPIQCQGFPLALSGRDMVGIAQTGSGKTLAYLLPAIVHINHQPYLERGDGPICLVLAPTRELAQQVQQVADDYGKCSRLKSTCIYGGAPKGPQIRDLERGVEICIATPGRLIDFLEAGKTNLRRCTYLVLDEADRMLDMGFEPQIRKIVDQIRPDRQTLMWSATWPKEVRQLAEDFLRDYVQINVGNLELSANHNILQIVDVCMESEKDHKLIQLMEEIMAEKENKTIIFVETKRRCDDLTRRMRRDGWPAMCIHGDKSQPERDWVLNEFRSGKAPILIATDVASRGLVSSCS, encoded by the exons GTTTGGTagtcctctgcccccaaagaaatTTGGTAATCCAGGGGAGCGTCTACGCAAAAAGAAGTGGGACCTGAATGAGCTGCCCAAATTTGAGAAGAACTTTTATGTGGAGCATCCAGAAGTGGCCAGGCTAACCCCC TATGAAGTTGAAGAACTGCGACGAAAGAAAGAGATTACCGTTAGGGGGACAGATGCCTGCCCCAAACCTGTTTTTGCCTTCCACCATGCTAACTTCCCAC AATATGTAATGGATGTCTTGATCGATCAGAATTTCACAGAACCCACTCCAATTCAGTGCCAGGGCTTCCCATTGGCCCTCAGTGGCAGAGACATGGTGGGCATCGCTCAGACAGGCTCCGGGAAGACGTTGGCA TACTTGCTGCCTGCAATTGTTCACATTAATCACCAGCCATACTTGGAGAGGGGAGATGGTCCAATT TGTTTGGTTCTAGCTCCTACCAGAGAGCTGGCCCAGCAAGTCCAGCAGGTGGCTGATGATTATGGCAAATGCTCAAGACTTAAGAGTACCTGCATATATGGAGGGGCACCCAAAGGTCCCCAAATCCGAGACCTGGAGAGAG GGGTTGAGATCTGCATTGCCACACCTGGCCGCTTGATTGACTTCCTGGAGGCAGGAAAGACCAACCTTCGCCGATGTACATACCTTGTGCTGGATGAAGCGGATAGGATGTTGGATATGGGCTTTGAACCCCAAATTCGTAAAATTGTTGACCAGATAAGG cCTGACCGGCAAACTCTGATGTGGAGTGCCACTTGGCCAAAGGAAGTGCGCCAGCTTGCTGAGGATTTTCTGCGTGACTATGTTCAAATCAACGTGGGCAACCTGGAGCTGAGTGCTAACCACAACATCCTGCAAATAGTGGATGTATGCATGGAGAGCGAGAAGGACCATAA aCTAATTCAACTGATGGAAGAAATCATGGCTGAGAAAGAGAACAAAACTATCATATTTGTTGAGACAAAAAGACGATGTGATGACCTCACTCGAAGAATGCGCAGAGATGG CTGGCCAGCTATGTGTATCCATGGAGACAAGAGTCAGCCAGAAAGAGACTGGGTACTTAACG AATTCCGTTCTGGAAAGGCTCCTATCCTCATCGCTACAGATGTTGCATCTCGTGGGCTAG TCTCTTCCTGCTCCTAA